The Triticum aestivum cultivar Chinese Spring chromosome 3A, IWGSC CS RefSeq v2.1, whole genome shotgun sequence genome includes a region encoding these proteins:
- the LOC123062537 gene encoding osmotin-like protein yields the protein MASPKLLLLLATLLPSCGLLVADFAPMTLTVVNNCAYPIWPGIQGSAGSEVLEGGGFFLPSLSHRSFPAPAHAWSGRVWARTGCAPSAAGAGQLRCATGDCGGRLQCGGLGGAAPATLAQVSLHHGGDDQSSYGVSVVDGFNVGLSVTPHEGRGNCPVLACRKDLTQTCPGELQVPGGGGGVAACKSGCLAFGTDELCCRGAYNSPAACRPSRYSDFFKSECPQAFTYAHDSPSLTHQCSAPRELKVIFCH from the coding sequence ATGGCTTCCCCTAAGCTTCTCCTCCTGCTGGCCACCCTCCTCCCGAGCTGCGGCCTCCTCGTCGCCGACTTCGCGCCGATGACCCTCACCGTGGTGAACAACTGCGCGTACCCGATCTGGCCGGGCATCCAGGGGAGCGCCGGCAGCGAGGTCCTGGAGGGGGGCGGCTTCTTCCTCCCGTCGCTCTCCCACCGCTCCTTCCCGGCGCCCGCCCACGCCTGGTCCGGCCGCGTCTGGGCGCGCACCGGCTGCGCGCCCTCCGCCGCCGGGGCCGGCCAGCTCCGCTGCGCCACGGGCGACTGCGGCGGGCGGCTCCAGTGCGGGGGCCTCGGCGGCGCGGCGCCCGCCACGCTGGCGCAGGTCTCCCTCCACCACGGCGGCGACGACCAGTCGTCCTATGGCGTGAGCGTGGTGGACGGCTTCAACGTGGGGCTGTCGGTCACCCCGCACGAGGGACGCGGCAACTGCCCCGTCCTCGCCTGCCGCAAGGACCTCACGCAGACCTGCCCCGGCGAGCTGCAggtgcccggcggcggcggcggcgtggccgcGTGCAAGAGCGGCTGCCTGGCGTTCGGCACCGACGAGCTGTGCTGCCGCGGCGCGtacaacagccccgccgcctgccgCCCCTCCAGGTACTCGGACTTCTTCAAGAGCGAGTGCCCGCAGGCCTTCACCTACGCGCACGACAGCCCCTCCCTCACCCACCAGTGCTCCGCGCCGCGCGAGCTCAAGGTCATCTTCTGCCACTAG